TGGTATGAAAACGCAACAATGGCAGTAGATTTAGTGTCGTTAGCGGGTGCTTCTGCTTCTGCTTTTGTAACAATCAAAACAATTAAGATTATGCAGGCAAATAGTGGAAGATCGACTTTAGATATGCTTAAGAGTTTGTCAAGACCAGAGCAAAGAAGGTTGAATAACGAAATAATTAGAGCCAATATACCAGGAGTATCCAACAAAATTTTGAAAAGTATAAGAAAAAGACCCGGATATAAATCCTATTCAACAAAACACATAACAGCATCTTTCCGGCTTCAGATAGTCGATGCTGTAGGTGCTTCTATGAGCTTTACTGGTAGTGTTTCATCCGGAACATTAAGATCTTTAGCAGTAGCCGTAGGTATTTATGAGGAGTTTCCTCCAGAATGAGTAATGATATTACAAAGGATGAATCTGTTGGTCTTTTCTCTTATGCCAAAGGAATGATCATTTTTCTCATGGCGTCTTTATTAATGACAGTTTCAATTGCTTTGATTCTATCATTTTCTATTCACGAGTATTTTTCACTAAGTCCTGAAATAATGCTCGTTATATTATGTTTTGCAACAATATACTTTTTTGTTGTCAATTTTCGAGTTGTGAGAGGTTCATTCCGAGCTGTGAAGATATTAAAATATACATTATATATTTTAATTTTTTTCTTTTTACCTTCCATGTTTATGCGCAGTTTTGAGATTACTTCCATTGCTGTAAACTTTATTTGTTTAACTTTTCCAATACTATCAATATGGATTATACAAAGTAGTATATATCTCGCTTTTGTTAAAAAGCAGCATGATGCAGTCCAAAATTGGAAGAATATACAGGCTGAGGCTGATATTGTCGTTGCACAACAGCGAAAATCTGCAGAGGTTATCGACGCCAGTAAGGATTCTATAAACTAAAATAATATAGTGGTCTGTCCCCCGGTACTTTCCTTGCATTCCCCATAATTCCTTCGCAATACAGACTTTTTTAATGACCTCGAGTGAGATGTGTCGTTAGAATGGGCTAATGACATTTGTTCAACGAACAAAACGTCAATGGACTCAAAATAATAATAAAGGATTCTTTGTGACAGACACTCAATTTAGCATGACCCTCAAACCGCGCTTTTGTGAAACCGACGCATTAGGACACATTAACAACACGGTTATTCCTGTGTGGTTTGAAGCGGCTCGTGAGCCCATTTTTGAAATCGTAAATCCAGGCCAAGATTTAACTAAGTGGAACATGATCATTGCTGGTTTTACTGTCGCCTTTACCGCGCCAACGTATTATGGCGCGGAAGTTATGGTTAAAACGCATATTAGCCGTTTAGGCAATAGCAGCTTCGATATATTACAAAGCTGTTGGCAGCAAGGTAAAAAAACCGCTGAAGCGACCACCACCATGGTTCACTACAATTACCAAACTGAAAAAAGCGAGCCACTTGCTGAGCTTGTACGTCAGCAATTGGCAGCGTTAACGGGTCCGGTTTAAGGTGTTAATGAGCCATAATAACTTTAGGTAACATAAGGGCTTAACGTATAAATTTGACCACATAGCTGCAGCTGGTATTGATGTTAAAATTTTCCGTTTTAGCCCACGCCAGCCCAGTACGAACTAATTTTTCAGCAATACCTTGGCCGCGTAAAGCCGGTGGGACAAAGGTGCGCTGGAAATCGATACTTTGACCATCTAAGTGGTATTCGAGCACGGCTTCAGCCCCTTGAGTGACGACCACAAAACGATGTCGATCGACTTGATGTTGCACTGTTACAGCTTCTTGGTTGCTCATGGCTTGTTCTCTATTGTTATTGATTGCTGCATTGTTTAAGCAAGATTAATGTCGTTATGCATGCGGTTACAAAAGATCGTTATTCATGCAGCTTCAATGCGGCAAGTAATTCTGGGGTTAATTTGGCTTTTTGGTTTGTTTTGAAGTTAAACATCACCACTTTTGCCCAGCCGATAGTCGTAACAGCTTGCTGTGCTTTACTGAACACTGTGTAATGCATCACAAAGCGGTCTTGAGTGATGTCACTTATTTTTACGCCAACAATGATAGCGTCAGGAAAGGTCAGTGGGCGCTTAAAGCGGGCATTGGTTTCGCTTAATACTGGGCCTACTCCAGTGGTTTTTATATCGCCTAGTAGGTTAATTTGATTAAAGAAATCGAGACGCGCGGTTTCAAAGTACTTAAAATATACTGAGTTATTAACGTGTTGTAGAGCATCCATTTCACCCCATGCTACTTGAATGTCTGTGCTGATAGAATGTTGAGCTAAAAAGTCATTCATGGCGGTTCTCTGTTGTGGATTAATAAATTAAACGCTTGTTTAAATTTCAACTGTTAATCTAACAGTCCGGACGATGAACAACAAGGGACAGTGGCTATTACAGTAAGTATATCCAGTGAACTTATAAGGATTTCACCTTGCGAAAAGAGACTTATCTAACAACATCGAGTTTATGGATATCGTCATGTTGGGCAGTGTTTACTGCACGATTTGCTAAGCTGCAAACTCAACTTAGTGCGCCGCAAAAGCTCTACCTCGTCGCGATAGTGTTGTTGTTTTGTACTGACTCCGTTGTGTGGGTGGCGATTATCAGCGTCATGGCGATGTCGATTGAGTTCTGGCATTTATTTGAACGCATGTGGCACAGTTTGGCTGGTAAAGCGGTGTTGTTATTGTTCTACGCCATCGTAGCTAATTTTGCCTTGGCAAGCTCAAGTTCAGTGGTTAACGATGTGGTTGGTGTGGCTGCTAGTAGTTTTAATTATACTCATAACTTTGCCATATTATTGTATATCCCAGCATGGAGTGTGGTGATGAGCTGTATAGTATTGTTAGTACTGCAGCTTATTTTCCCGCTGATGTTTACCGTGTCTTTTTTACTCCGTCCTTTTGGTGTAACCAATTTTCGCTTGATTAGTCATCAACATTTTCATCGTACTACTTTTTGGGTGCGGGTGATTTTAGCTGCTGTTGTGCTGTATCACCTTGCCATGCTGATGGATCTGGGTGGGCAGATTGAGAAAGCCTTAGATGATCCACAAGTTGTGCAATTAGTTGAAGCCAAAACAGAAGATGAAATAATCGCAGATGATGGCACCCCTTTAGTTGTAAAACAACAAGGTGAGCAGCAAGAGGTTGCAGAGCCTCCGTTGATTAAAAGTGCTGATGAATTGGTGCATGATCAAGAACGTGACGTGATCGATGAGATTGCGAAGCGGCCATATAACCATTTACGCAGCCAGTATTTTACCAGTGTGCGCAAAGCCATTGCCTTGTTTGCTTTTCAGTTAGAGGCTAATGCTAAATCGCGCTGCCAAAAGCTGCCACTGTCGCATGTAGTTGAACTTAATGATTATGAAATACTTGAGATAACGCCAGATATCAATGCTGTGTATGGTTATCATTTTGAAGTTAAAAAATGCATCTCACCGGCATTTCCTAGCAGCTAATAAGTAGCACATATAAAAAAACGACCCAAGAGGCCGTTTTTTATATGTGCTGCTAAAGTCTTAATCGAAGGTTAGCTCACTAAAGCTAGTTACTTTTTTACACTTAGCTTGACGTTGATCGGCAAAACGGAGCATTTGGCAAGTCGTCATCCCCGCCGCTTCTGCAGCAACAAGTTCTTCTGCTACGTCTGACACAAATAAGATCTGCTTTGGCTTCAAGCTGATGGTATTGCAAATATTGCAGTAGGCTTGTTTGTCTAACTTATTGCCTGTTCGGGTATCAAAGTGACCATTGAACGAACTGGTTAAATCGCCTGCTTCGGTGTGGCTGAATAACAGTTTTTGTGCTTCGACAGAGCCAGAAGAGAAGCTGTAAATACGAATGCCTTTCTCTTTAATGCGCTCAATGCTCTCGATAAAGTCTGGATAAATATGGCCAGTAAACTCAACGCGGTTATAACCCTGTTTCCAGATTAATCCCTGCAGGGTTTTCAGTGGCGTAAGTTTGCGATCTTCGTCGATCCATTGCTGTAAAATCTCGATGACTCGTTCAAGTGACGCATCGGGTTCTAGGGCGATATCTTTAACATCGCTAATACAATAATCAACGACTACGTTATGTTGGTTTTGCTCAAGAAAATCAGCCATAGCCTTTCTTGAGTAAGGAAATAACACATCCTGAATAAAGTTAAGATCGGTAGTGGTACCGGCGGTATCAACGATAATAGCTCTAATGCTCATAAGACTTGTTACTCCAAAACAATAATTAACTTAATGATGATCCTATGCTTTATTGGGGATTAAGGCTAGTGCTATTCATCACTTTGCCCCTGTATTCGCTGATTTTGAGTGCAAGGTGTGAGCTAAGTTTAGATAACGCTAAATTGCCTTGAGTGATGCGGTCTGGTAGCTTCAGGGATAACTTTATGCTCGAGTTTTACAAGGAAGGCACCATGCTTACAACAGGGACAAAACGTTATTTCAAATGGCCGCTCATTTGGATTAACCGTATAACGAGATACACGCTATTACTGAGTTTTTTCTCCATAGGCGCGGTGTCTGCCACTGAGGTATGGCCGCAACTTAACACTGAAACCCTGAGTGTCAGTTCCACTCTATTTAGTGACCCAGCTGACTTTGTGGTGACCTTGCCAAACGGTTATACCAAGCAAACCGATAAGCGTTATGTGGTGTTATTTGACTTACATCCACGTAGCCATTTGTATTTGTCGGGAATGCACGATTGGATGAGCCATAATGGCGGATGGCCGTGGTTAGAGACTATCATTGTCACCGCGCCAGATGGTCATCAAGGGCTAGGCAAGTTGAAAAAGCAGGCCATTGAACAACGAGGCGACCAAGCTTTACTGGATTTTTTTGAGCAAGACTTATTGCCAGCGATAGATAAACGTTATCGTACCAATGGCTTTCGTATTTTTAATGGTTTTACTGGCAATGCGGGTTTAGTGCTATATAGCCTCATCAATCGTCCTAGTCTGTTTAATGCGTATATTGCTGCTAGTCCGGTACTTTCTAAAGAGTTTGCTTATGTGTTAAGCGATGCGCCCAAAAAGCTGCAAAGCATGAAAAACCAGGCGCGATTTTTATTCGTGAGCACCAGCGACAGCGACTTTGAGCAAAGGCAGCTCGACTCGTTTGCGACGCTTGAAAATACTATTCAGACCCATGCCAATAGCAAATTGAATTATCAAATAAAGCGCTTTGATGGCAGCTATTATATGACTCAACCTATTTTGGCGACGGCATTGGGTATTGAGATGATATTTAATGATGTGCATAGCGTATTAGCGGCAGACTCTGAGGTGTCACAACAAGGTACTAAGGCGATTCTAGCCTATTACAAGCACCTTTCAGATGACGTTTATGGCTTTGATGTACCTGCGATTGATTCGCTGCTAGCGTTGGCTGATAGTTTACCTCCGGAGCAAGCCATTAGTGTATATCAAGACACGATTAACGCTTACCCAAAAGCTGACTCCGCTTATCATTCGTTAGCCAGTGTTTATGCAGCAGCAGGTGACATTGACCAAGCAATCGCTTTTGAAAAACAAGCGCTCGCCAATACTGATCATCCGTTTTATCAAAGTAAATACACTCAGCAATTAGCTGAATATCAAGCGCAGTAAAATTAACTCTGGTGAGTTTATTACAGTAAAATACGGGGCGAGATTTCGCCCCGTATTTTTGATTGCGTTATTGTTTACGCAGCAGTCTCAAGCCACTGATTGATTTTCTGTTCCATTAAATCCAACGGTAATGCACCATTTTCTAAAAGACGATCATGAAACACTTTAATATCGAACTTATCACCTAAAACTTGTTTGGCTTTTTCGCGAAGTTCGATAATTTTTAGCTCACCTAGTTTATAACCCAGTGCTTGCCCCGGCCATACTGTGTAACGTTCAATCTCAGCTGTCGCTTCAGATTGATGAATACCTTCAGTCGCTACCGCGTAATCAATGGCTTTTTCACGGCTCCAACCTTTGGCGTGCATGCCCGTATCAACCACTAAACGTACTGCACGATGTAGCTCAGATTGTAAGCGACCAATATTATCAATTGGGTCATTAGCATAAATACCCATTTCGGCAGCTAGGCGTTCAGCGTACAAGGCCCAGCCTTCACCAGCCGCATTGGAGTAAAATACGGTACTCAACAGGGGCAATTCATCAGACAAGCCAATAATGGTTTGTAAATGATGACCTGGATTGGTTTCGTGGTAGGTCAAGGTTTGTAATGAATAAGATGGCAGTGATGCTGTATCATACAAGCTGATCCAGAACGTGCCTTTGCGTGAACCATCTTGCGATGGAGCATCATAAAATGCACCGCTAGTTGAAGCCGCACGACTATCTGGTACCGCTTCAATGGCCACATCTTGGTCAGGTAAACGGCCAAACCAGTCTGGTAATTTGGCATCAACTAAGGCTAAGTCGGCATCAATATCGGCCATTAGTTGTTGCTTACCTTCTGGCGTATTTGGGTAAAGATATTGTGGGTCGTTGAGCAATACTTGCATGCGCTCACCTACAGTACCGTCAACATAACCCACCTCTTTAAGTAGTCCGTCCATTTCGAGAGTAATCCGTGCCACTTCGGCCAAACCGAGTTGATGAATGTCATCGGCGGTTTTAGTTGAGTTACCTAAATGTTGGATAAGTGTCTGATATAGCTTAGCCCCTTGAGGCAAACGACCAATGCCAGCTTCATGGGTTGCTTTTGGACGCACGGCTTCTAACGCATTGATTAGTTGGCGAGTTGCGGCATAGTATTTAGTTTCAACCAGTTCAGCGGCAGAGCTGATTAACGCATCACTACCCGCAACCTTTGCAGTATTAAGTTTAGCGCCAAAACTGGTAACTAAAGGATGCATGTTAGCCGGGCTGCTGATTTGTGCCTGTAACCCTCGTAAGGTGTTATCAATAACAAAATCGGGGGGGAATGACGCCTATATCGGCATCATGGTTAAGCTTATCGACAAGCGTGCCCATTGCTGCAGGGTACATGCTTAAACGGTTTAAATAGGCGTTCGCTTCATCGGTATTGGTTACGGCAAATTTGTCTTCCATATAACCCGGAAATTCAATTTGTAAACCCGATAGGTGGTTGACGGAGTAGGGTAAAAACCACACACCATATTCGCCTAATACTGTGCCATAATTCACTGTTTGAGCCGGCAGCAATGCGCCTTTTACTTCCGATTTTATCGCGCTCAAGCTTATTTTCTCTGAATCGCTAAGGCTTGAGGTATCAATACTGTTCAGTTGACTCAGTATTGCCTTAAGGCCTTTTCGACGGTGAGTTTCACCAGATGGGCTGTAGTCGGTGAGTTTAGACATCACTTTGGCGTTGATACTGGCATCGCTCACGCCATAGTAAGTGGCAATTTCTGGTCTAAGTAAAAAGTAATCTCTCGTGATCGACTCTACTTGTTGTTTAAGGCTTAGCTTGGTCGCTGAGTTACCTGTTTGGTCGCTGGCTGTTTTTGAGTTGTTATTAGCTGTGCTGGGATCAGAACAAGCGGTGGCAAGCAGACTTATAATGATGGCAGGGATAATTTTTTTCATTGATTACTCATTACGTTAATAGTGGCATTCAAGTACGAATATGAGCATATCCTAACAGTTATGAGGCTTAAGCTGTTGCAGTTTTATGTGCGACCTATTGAAAAATAACGCTGTCAGTTTGACGATGAGGTATAAATATGGTCTAACATTATTGAACATTGACATGAAATGGAGAAGGATATGTTAGGTGAAAGCCATGCGTTATTAGTTGATTTTCCTGAGTATCAAGACAAGATTTTGATGTTAACCGCCACTGATACTGAGTTTGCAGAAGATGCAAAGCAGTACCATAATTTAGATACTGAAATTCGTAAGCTGGAGTTACGCAACTCTCCAACAAGTGATGACTTTATGCATCAAGCCAAGCTTGACCGAACCGTGCTCAAAGACAAGCTTTACCAGCAGTTTACGCAAGCTTAATTCGTTTATTCGGCATTTTTGGCTATGTCATCATTTAGGTTGTGATGACATGGTCAATTCTTGCTGCCATACCAGACAATTAAATTAGGCATAAAATTGCTGGTTATTGTTCGATTCTTATCATGTTAGGTTGCCATTCTGTACCGTTGTAGCGGCGTTAAAACGCCATAGTAGTCGATTGAACTCACTTATAGAGACATTGATAGCATTGAGTTGTATAGCTTAAAACCTGAGGTTCTTTCTTCTTGGGAAGAGCTTGGACGACTATTGGTTGATGATTTTTTAGAAATTCCTAGTACAGGTGCGCCTTTATCCAAAACAGGGATGTTTTGGCTAAGCCCACACGGATATGCTTGCGGCGTCTCGCTTAATCATCTGCACTGAGCCTGCGGCAGGCAATTAGTCACAGTGAAGTGACGATTCAAGTTAAGCCAAGCCAGTACCAAGTTGTTTAGGCGCAGTAACTTACTACGCTAAACGGTGTCCCAAATCATTTACTCTTTTGCAAATACCTGATGGCCGTTGACCCAGGTGGCGATGACGTTGTTTTGCCAAATCTGTTGTGGGTTAATTTTAAAATAATCATCTTCGACTAAGATAAAGTCAGCTTTTTTACCGGGTTCTAATGAACCTAATAATTGCTCTTGGTGGCCCGCGTAGGCGGCGTCGATGGTGAAGCTTTTGAGTGCTTCGATGCGTGATAGTTTTTCGCTAGAGAGCCAGCCGTCGAGTGGCTGGTTAACATGATCTTGGCGGGTAACTGATGCATGTAATCCAAAAAATGGGTTAGGTGACTCGATGGGAAAGTCTGAACCGTTGGCGATAACGGCATTGGCATTTAACAGTTTTCGCCATGCATAAGCGCCGGCTAGACGGGCTTTACCTAAACGATTTTCGGCCATGTTTTTATCGCTGGTAGCGTGTGTTGCTTGAATTGAGGCGATAACCCCAAGTTGGGCAAAGCGCGGTATATCGGCTAAATCGAGAATTTGTGCGTGTTCAATGCGGTGGCGTAATACTTTAGAGTCTGTGGCTGCAATCGCGGTTTGGTATTTATCGAGTACGACTTGATTGGCATTATCGCCAATGGCGTGGGTGTTGACCTGAAATCCCGCTTTCATCGACTGTAAAATTAGTTTGCCTAATTGCTCGTCTGAGTAAAGCATTAAGCCTTTATGGCCAGGTTGATCTGAGTATTCTTTGATTAACGCAGCGCCGCGACTGCCCAGTGCGCCATCGGCTGATATTTTAACGCTGTCGACTTTAAACATATCGTCAGCCGTGGTGATGAATCCTTGTTTTAATATGGTGTCAAAGCGTGGGTCTTCTACCGACAGCATGCCATTGACTCGAATGCTCATGGCTTTTTTATCGGCTAATTGCTGATAGGCTTTGATGTTAGCAATGCTAATGCCAGCATCGTGAACGCTGGTGAGTCCGTAAGAGGCAAGGCTGTTCATCGCTAGCGTTAAAGTGGATTCAAGTTGCTGCTGGTTAAGGTCTGGAATGATGTTAAACACTAAGTTCATTGCGTTGTCGATAAGTACGCCAGTTGGATTACCTTGCTCATCTTTAACAATTTCCCCGCCTTCTGGCGCGACTGTGTTGGCGGAAATACCGGCTAGCGCTAGGGCTTTGCTATTCACCCAAATAGCATGGCCATCTACCCGACCAAATGACACTGGGTTAGCGCTAAAGGCTTTATCTAGGCTTTCTTTGCTGGGAAATTGCTTACTGCCCCATAATTCTTGGTTCCAACCGCGACCCATCAGCCAGCCATCGGTGGGATTTTTTTTACTGAATGCTTGAGCTCGCGCAACAGCATCTTGCTCGCTACTGGTATTGGTCAAATCAGCGGTGAGCAGACTCAAGCCGTAATTCAGTACATGACCATGGGCGTCGATTAATCCAGGCAGCAGCGTTTTACCTTGTCCATCAATTAAGGTGATATCCGTTGCCGTGGGTAAGGTTTGATTTTGGCTAAATAACTGATCAATTTTATCATCGGTAAATTGAATCGCATTAAAGGTTTGCAGTTTGCCGTCAACGAGAGTGTAGCCATTAACGTGATGCACCAGTGTGGTTTGCGCCATGCTGTTAGCGCTAAAACCTGCAAAACCCAATGCTATCGATAGCGCTAAATACCCTTTTTTCATCTTGTTATCCCTTGTCATACGACCATTTAATCAGTACCCATTAAATGTTAATTAATCGTTAATGGCAAGAGGCGTAATGGGATGTCGATTAGCGTTTTATGTGTTTAACTCCTTTGTCTAAGGATTTGTAAATTAGCTTAACGGCCAATTCTGATTAGACGTTAAGCTGTTGTCATGGCGGATGACTAAATCACAGTAACTGACTGGTTACTGCACGATTAATGCGGTAGGGCAATTACCTGACCTTTTTTGACCACGGTTTTGCACGGATTAACCCCGTATGCGTAAGCCAATTGTGCTGGTGTGGTGATATCCCACAAGCAGAAGTCAGCTTGTTTGCCGACTGCGATACTGCCAAGGTGATTGTCGATGCCTAAGGATTTTGCTGCATTAATGGTCACACCTTGTAAGGCTTCTTCTGGGGTTAATCTAAATAGCGTACAGGCCATATTGAGCATTAATAAGGTTGAGCAAATAGGCGATGACCCCGGATTAAAATCGCTGGCAATCACCATAGGTACCTTGTATTGGCGCAATAATTCAATTGGCGGTAATTGGGTTTCGCGTAAAAAGTAAAATGCCCCTGGTAACAAGGTTGCGCAGGTACCGCTTTCACTAATGGCTTTAACGCCAGCTTCGTCTAAAAACTCAATATGATCGACTGATTTAGCCCCAAGCTTGGCGGCTAAGGCGCTACCGCCCATGTTGGTTAATTGCTCGGCATGCAGTTTTATCTGTAATCCTGCTTGTTTAGCTGCGGTTAATACTCGCTCCGTTTGCTCAAGACTAAAGGCGATATTTTCACAAAAGACATCCACAGCATCAGCAAGGTTTTCAGCGATTACCGCGGGGAGCATGTCATTGATGACGAGGTCGATGTACGCATCGGCATTATCTTTATATTCTGGCGGGATAGCATGGGCGCCTAAAAAGGTGGTGCAGACGTCAATATGATGATGCTCGCCGAGTTCACGCGCTACGCGAAGTAATTTAAGTTCGGTTTCGGTGTTCAAGCCATAGCCTGATTTAATTTCAACTGTGGTGACGCCTTCTCTGGCTAGGGCGTTTAAGCGTTGTCGGCCCAGTTCAAAGAGTTCGGCTTCATCGGCATCACGACACGCATTAACCGTTGAGATAATACCGCCACCTGCGCGAGCGATTTCGGCGTAAGTCGCACCTTGTAAACGCTGTTCAAATTCGTGGGCACGATTACCGGCAAAGACTAAGTGGGTGTGTGCATCAATGAGCCCCGGCGTGATCCAGCCGCCTTTGCCTCTGTAAACAGGTGTTGCCAGTACATCAAACTCAGGTAGTTCACTGCGCGGGCCAACCCAAGCAATTTTACCGTCTTTTACTGCAATGGCCGCTTGATGTATTACGCCGTAAGCCCCTTGGATATTGGTATCCATGGTGGCCACGTTTACATCAATCCACACTTGATCCCACGACATAACATCCCCTCAAAATCGGTTTATAACTGTTTGCTAAACAATACTTGTTTTAGCTTGTATATACAAGGTAGGATGAATGATGTGTTTTTAAACAGCAATGGCATTATTGTCTAAAAAACCTGAGAGCGCTGATATGGTCCAAGCAAAGTTTGCCCAAATAAAACAATTCATTTTGAGCCGTATTGAAACGGGCGAATGGCAAGAAAACGATCGAGTGCCGTCTGAAAATCAGTTAACTGAATTGTTTGCCTGTAGCCGCATGACAGCAAGGCGGGCGTTAACTGAGCTGGTGGACTCGGGCGTGTTAGAGCGCACTCAAGGGGTTGGCACGTTTGTGGCGGGATTAAAGTCGCAATCGTCACTGTTGGCTATTCGTAATATTGCCGACGAGATAAAAGATCGCGGCCATGGCTATAGCGTTCAACAGCTGGAACTAAAACAAATAGATGCCTCAACCGCGGTTGCGAATGCGTTAGGACTTGAAGTCGGCAGCCCAGTATTTTATTCAGTATTAGTGCATTGCGAGCAAGGCTTACCACTGCAAGTTGAAGAGCGTTATGTGAATCCACTACTTGTACCTAATTACCTACAACAAGATTTTAACTTACATACACCCCATGAATATTTATCGGCGGTGGCGCCACTGACAGAGGCTAAACATACCGTTGAAGCCATTATGGCTAATGAGCTGTTGCAGCAACGTTTAGCTATTACGGCGAGTGAACCCTGTTTACAAATTTTACGTCGTACTTGGTCACGCCAAGGTGTGGTCAGTT
The Shewanella vesiculosa DNA segment above includes these coding regions:
- the hutI gene encoding imidazolonepropionase — protein: MSWDQVWIDVNVATMDTNIQGAYGVIHQAAIAVKDGKIAWVGPRSELPEFDVLATPVYRGKGGWITPGLIDAHTHLVFAGNRAHEFEQRLQGATYAEIARAGGGIISTVNACRDADEAELFELGRQRLNALAREGVTTVEIKSGYGLNTETELKLLRVARELGEHHHIDVCTTFLGAHAIPPEYKDNADAYIDLVINDMLPAVIAENLADAVDVFCENIAFSLEQTERVLTAAKQAGLQIKLHAEQLTNMGGSALAAKLGAKSVDHIEFLDEAGVKAISESGTCATLLPGAFYFLRETQLPPIELLRQYKVPMVIASDFNPGSSPICSTLLMLNMACTLFRLTPEEALQGVTINAAKSLGIDNHLGSIAVGKQADFCLWDITTPAQLAYAYGVNPCKTVVKKGQVIALPH
- the hutC gene encoding histidine utilization repressor; the encoded protein is MVQAKFAQIKQFILSRIETGEWQENDRVPSENQLTELFACSRMTARRALTELVDSGVLERTQGVGTFVAGLKSQSSLLAIRNIADEIKDRGHGYSVQQLELKQIDASTAVANALGLEVGSPVFYSVLVHCEQGLPLQVEERYVNPLLVPNYLQQDFNLHTPHEYLSAVAPLTEAKHTVEAIMANELLQQRLAITASEPCLQILRRTWSRQGVVSFARLVHPGSKFKLGGHLTFAR
- a CDS encoding DUF885 family protein — protein: MHPLVTSFGAKLNTAKVAGSDALISSAAELVETKYYAATRQLINALEAVRPKATHEAGIGRLPQGAKLYQTLIQHLGNSTKTADDIHQLGLAEVARITLEMDGLLKEVGYVDGTVGERMQVLLNDPQYLYPNTPEGKQQLMADIDADLALVDAKLPDWFGRLPDQDVAIEAVPDSRAASTSGAFYDAPSQDGSRKGTFWISLYDTASLPSYSLQTLTYHETNPGHHLQTIIGLSDELPLLSTVFYSNAAGEGWALYAERLAAEMGIYANDPIDNIGRLQSELHRAVRLVVDTGMHAKGWSREKAIDYAVATEGIHQSEATAEIERYTVWPGQALGYKLGELKIIELREKAKQVLGDKFDIKVFHDRLLENGALPLDLMEQKINQWLETAA
- a CDS encoding alpha/beta hydrolase-fold protein, with amino-acid sequence MLEFYKEGTMLTTGTKRYFKWPLIWINRITRYTLLLSFFSIGAVSATEVWPQLNTETLSVSSTLFSDPADFVVTLPNGYTKQTDKRYVVLFDLHPRSHLYLSGMHDWMSHNGGWPWLETIIVTAPDGHQGLGKLKKQAIEQRGDQALLDFFEQDLLPAIDKRYRTNGFRIFNGFTGNAGLVLYSLINRPSLFNAYIAASPVLSKEFAYVLSDAPKKLQSMKNQARFLFVSTSDSDFEQRQLDSFATLENTIQTHANSKLNYQIKRFDGSYYMTQPILATALGIEMIFNDVHSVLAADSEVSQQGTKAILAYYKHLSDDVYGFDVPAIDSLLALADSLPPEQAISVYQDTINAYPKADSAYHSLASVYAAAGDIDQAIAFEKQALANTDHPFYQSKYTQQLAEYQAQ
- a CDS encoding amidohydrolase; translation: MKKGYLALSIALGFAGFSANSMAQTTLVHHVNGYTLVDGKLQTFNAIQFTDDKIDQLFSQNQTLPTATDITLIDGQGKTLLPGLIDAHGHVLNYGLSLLTADLTNTSSEQDAVARAQAFSKKNPTDGWLMGRGWNQELWGSKQFPSKESLDKAFSANPVSFGRVDGHAIWVNSKALALAGISANTVAPEGGEIVKDEQGNPTGVLIDNAMNLVFNIIPDLNQQQLESTLTLAMNSLASYGLTSVHDAGISIANIKAYQQLADKKAMSIRVNGMLSVEDPRFDTILKQGFITTADDMFKVDSVKISADGALGSRGAALIKEYSDQPGHKGLMLYSDEQLGKLILQSMKAGFQVNTHAIGDNANQVVLDKYQTAIAATDSKVLRHRIEHAQILDLADIPRFAQLGVIASIQATHATSDKNMAENRLGKARLAGAYAWRKLLNANAVIANGSDFPIESPNPFFGLHASVTRQDHVNQPLDGWLSSEKLSRIEALKSFTIDAAYAGHQEQLLGSLEPGKKADFILVEDDYFKINPQQIWQNNVIATWVNGHQVFAKE
- a CDS encoding thioesterase family protein — protein: MNDFLAQHSISTDIQVAWGEMDALQHVNNSVYFKYFETARLDFFNQINLLGDIKTTGVGPVLSETNARFKRPLTFPDAIIVGVKISDITQDRFVMHYTVFSKAQQAVTTIGWAKVVMFNFKTNQKAKLTPELLAALKLHE
- a CDS encoding DUF885 family protein, with the protein product MKKIIPAIIISLLATACSDPSTANNNSKTASDQTGNSATKLSLKQQVESITRDYFLLRPEIATYYGVSDASINAKVMSKLTDYSPSGETHRRKGLKAILSQLNSIDTSSLSDSEKISLSAIKSEVKGALLPAQTVNYGTVLGEYGVWFLPYSVNHLSGLQIEFPGYMEDKFAVTNTDEANAYLNRLSMYPAAMGTLVDKLNHDADIGVIPPRFCY
- a CDS encoding GNAT family N-acetyltransferase; this encodes MSNQEAVTVQHQVDRHRFVVVTQGAEAVLEYHLDGQSIDFQRTFVPPALRGQGIAEKLVRTGLAWAKTENFNINTSCSYVVKFIR
- the mtnC gene encoding acireductone synthase — its product is MSIRAIIVDTAGTTTDLNFIQDVLFPYSRKAMADFLEQNQHNVVVDYCISDVKDIALEPDASLERVIEILQQWIDEDRKLTPLKTLQGLIWKQGYNRVEFTGHIYPDFIESIERIKEKGIRIYSFSSGSVEAQKLLFSHTEAGDLTSSFNGHFDTRTGNKLDKQAYCNICNTISLKPKQILFVSDVAEELVAAEAAGMTTCQMLRFADQRQAKCKKVTSFSELTFD
- a CDS encoding thioesterase family protein, producing MTDTQFSMTLKPRFCETDALGHINNTVIPVWFEAAREPIFEIVNPGQDLTKWNMIIAGFTVAFTAPTYYGAEVMVKTHISRLGNSSFDILQSCWQQGKKTAEATTTMVHYNYQTEKSEPLAELVRQQLAALTGPV
- a CDS encoding YdcH family protein, with amino-acid sequence MLGESHALLVDFPEYQDKILMLTATDTEFAEDAKQYHNLDTEIRKLELRNSPTSDDFMHQAKLDRTVLKDKLYQQFTQA